From the genome of Drosophila gunungcola strain Sukarami chromosome 3L unlocalized genomic scaffold, Dgunungcola_SK_2 000005F, whole genome shotgun sequence:
CCAAAGTCGCAAAAACCGCAGCAGCCAccgcaacaacagcaaccacaacaacaataacaacaacaacaacaacaaaagcgacagcagcagcggcggcagtTAAAGAAGCAGTAAGCAGCAGTTGAGGCAGCAAATCAGTCTGCGGCGAGTGTTGAAAGCGTTCAGACGTAGCAGGCGGAAGAAAAGCTGGCTCAAAAGCGAAACGAAGGTGAATGCCAAGCCAAGAAGTGTGGCAAAGTAGAAAATCTGTTAATTGAGGCGCGTGTGAAAAGTGTGAAAATCAGCATACTGACTGAAAATCAGACgtaaaagtgaaaattatCTGTTTAAAGTGGAGTGGAATGGAAACTTCGGTTCTTGCGCCGCAACAGGAAATAATCAGTGACCAAAACTAAAAGTATAAGAAGAGCGTGGAGGAGAAGAACAGTGGACTGAAGTCGAGCTGATCTCAGGTGATTTCTTGAGCTCAGCCtcgttttataaattaatcacATAAAAAAGAGCGCAAAGCAGAGaacaagaaacaaaatcgaaattgaaattttaaaataccattttataaatgagtgtgtgtgtgagtattTTAGCCAAATATGTGAAATGGAAACAACTTTCTAAATgaaagaaataagaaaaacaacaacaacaacaacctaCAGCGACGACgcacaaaaatttgaattctttttattctttACGCCCGAGGAAATTGTGTCAGTCCGAGCTGTTTAAGGTGTGCGTGTGCGTTTGCGTGTGtctgtttatttatatgaGTTGCCGCTTTTCGGTGATCGTCAAGTTTGTGCCTTAAGTCTTTCGTTTAGGGCCCGGCAAATTGGCTTGGATTTTATATGAGTTAAGGGGGCCAACCTATTCGATGAAGATATTGATCCCTGATTGGTCTAACACAGCTCGACAGCTGTGGCTAGTGGTTCAGCGGGTTCGCTTACTAGGTTAGTCGGTTAGCACCTAGTTGCCTCTGAAGCCGCTTAGTCTGCTTAGTAGGATTCTGCGGGAGATTGTCAGTGCGACTTTCTTGCTTTCCGCTGTTTCTTCTCTCATTTGCAGtgctttaatttgttttcttcgtttgtttttttttttcgctgtttagttttgtgttttgtgtttttttcttctttttttttttttttttggactgGCCCCGTTTCGTCTGTCTGCGCAACGCACGCAAATTACAAGCTAATTAAAGTGGCCAAAGAATTCGCTGAGAGATTGCATGCTGCAGCATCTGCAAATGCAAGCATCAgccatttatatttactttcttGCAATGGCACCCACGCCAAATTGCTGGGTTGCCTGGGAACCGAAATAATGGTCGGTATATATGGGAAACGGCTGCGACTTATTggcttaatttgatttatcgTACCGCGCCGCTTTCCCAGCCACGTTCGTTAGTTCGTATGtacaatgtacatatatgcaaaggccacaaaaaaaaaaaaaaaccagaagCGCCGCCAGCTCCCCCATGGCCTAGGATCCATTAGCGGGATGTGCTGTGCAGGTGTGCGAGATAAATTAAAGACATTGAGCCTAGCCAGCGCCATGACAACGGCAGCATCCTCACGTTCGTGCCGCAAACTGTGAGGCGGCGCATCATTTCATTCAATTATTTGCTTGCCATGCACCCAAAGGCAGCCTGCCAAAAGACGCGAATATCGGCAATCTCTAGCTGGCCCACGTCTGCCATAAGTTTTCATGCTGGCTGGCCTTGGCTGCCTTTTCTAAACTGTCAACTGCCACTGCCGATGCAgccaaattttcacttttcatcTGCACAAAAGGTCAGCAGCATCTCCGgctagcaaaaaaaaaaaactttgatgcAGCTGGTAAGCAagcattgccattgccattgccttgGAGCAGTTTTCCTGGCCTGGGTGTTGTTAGCATTCAGATTTGTCAGCTCCTTTGGGTAGCCaactatataaataacaaagtaAAGAAATAGGGAAAGAAAGACTTTCCTTTGCACTGCACAGCCTGCACATACTGCACACATTTGCATAGATGAGAAGTGAAAACCAAGGAGGGCAGCTCTTTTGGCATAACAAATGTCTTCATTATGATGTTAGGAAGTTAAGGCCCAGTCAAATCAATCACACGACCTTTCTGCCGTATCTTATAACCGCAAAACGGCCCGCTTAGTCGGGAGTCATAACCCTAgtcataaaaatgttcaaaaataacaacaaccgGAGCAGCTTTGGTGCTTCACGCCTTGTTGGGCAGTCAACTGAGATGACAGTCGCGGCAAGATCATGATGATGACGGAGCCAATGGCTGAGTGCGATTACCTAAAGCCGGAGAAGAGACTAGACGAGACGAGACGAGCTGCTGTAATAGCCTGGCCAAGACCACGATGGTTATGACTACTGCTCCACAGTCGTAATAGTCGTAATAATACTCTCATGTTAATGACTCTTGCTTTCGATGGAAAGCCAAAAATAGGGGGTTACGAATTTCTTCAGCAAATTGCAACGCATCTAAGAATAAACTAAACTGTTTTTTGAAAGCGTGCGAGTGTCGCCCGCTTGCaggcataaataaacaattaaccAGCCGTTATTGTTTCGTTTGTTATTTGGGAAATTAAGACGCCACCAGTGACCGCCCCCTGCATTTAAACTTTCCTTTGCCTTGTCATTTGCAGACGACCGCTGCTGAATCTCTAAAATAAAgccaagaaaaaaacaaagccagaGTGAAAATGAAAGCTGGCCGCGCCTTTGGCTGCCTCTTCTGGGCCCTGCTCTATTGTGTGCTCTATTTGGACCTGGTCAGTGGCAATTCCGCCGACGATGAGCTGATGGACTTTGACTTTGCCGACTCCAAAGATGCTGTGCAGGAGGACTGGCAGTTGGACGATCTGGAGGAGGCTCAGCAGGCGGAGCAGGCCGACAAGAAGTTGGAGTCGAATATGCTGGACTTTAGCGTAGATCTAGATGATCCGGAACCGGAGAGACAATTGCCACCCTTCGACTGGCGGGAACGGGTCTTGAGGAACGCCCTGGCCAAGGCCTTGGCGGACGAGGGATTGCGCCAGAAGTTCGTGGAGGTGATGCCCATTCTCAGGGTGCTTTCCTCGCAGCAGCGATTGGCTTTGTCCGCTCTGATCTCGGCTCAAATGAACGCCAAGAAGGGACACGAACTGAAGTTTGAACAGGTGAGTCTTAGGATATTCCATTTTGTATGGACGTAtggaataatatttaaatacctaAATATAACATGTGGGATAATATTAGACATATGAAAACCTATTATGATTTGTTACTGGATCGCTTAAGAACTAGAAATCTAAAAGAAGCTCGACATAAAATAATGGGTTACcaaatgtataaattataaattcatttaaaagattctaaaaccatttttatattgtttcggctaataactaaaattgtataataaaaggtttaaaacttttttaatctTACGATCATTCCtattgaattttcttttttttctgcagGTTCGCATGATGTTTGGCAATGACAAAAAGCTGCTTCTGCCCATAGTCTTTGACATCGCCAATCTGATAAAGAGTTCCACCCGCAAGTATATTAATCTGGGATCGGAATCGGCATCAGCTGCTCTTTTCCATACGCCCATCAGTCGACGTGAAGATGATTTGACTGCCGAGGAGTCCCAGCAAGACGACCAAGTGGGCACCATTGCCGTTAATGTGGAACCAAAACCAAAGGAGGTTTCTCCTCGAGAAAAACCCTCCGAGTCCCTAGAGGACTTCTTCGATGAGATGGGAGCAGAAGTGCTCGATCCGCAGATGATCAATGAGGCTCTGACAGGCGATCTTCATGGCAACGAAACAAAGGCGGCTAAACCAGAAAACCATGGTCAAAGAGTTCGACGATCGGCAAATGAGTTTGTCCACAAGTTGACTCGATCCGTGCCCGCTTCTGTGTCTGAACAGCAGCTTTTGGGTGGCATTGCTGGGCGTACTATCAAACTGAATACCACTGCATTTCAGCAGGCAATTAGtcaggaggtggaggaggagcaggtggcGTCCTCTAGTGATGACCAGGCCTATTTGGCGGTAGAGGATCTTGCTTTTGCCGGTCTGAATGGCACCGAAATCCCTCTAAGTGCCGATGAGAGATTAGATCTGCAGCGAAACAGCGCCGAGGATACAGAGGAACCTCTACCCAGTCCCGAGGAACTCATTGCCGGACCACGTTACCGCCTGGGAAAAAGACCATTGCATGGTCAAAAATCCGGATCACCCATTAAAAGGAAGAGGGTGCAAACATCTGTGAGGGGAAGACATAAAACAGCCGCCAGTTCCCACAAGCCCGTGGTGGCCGCATCTCACAAGAAGTGCGAACGATTCACCAGCAACATGTGCATCCGCACCGACGACTATCCGCTGTAAGATCCCCGTAGCTAGTTGGTGAGCGGTTCCCCCAGGGTCCTGGTTCCGGTCCTTAGTCCTTAGTCCTAGTTTAATCCGAATTTTAGCCCTAATAAACtgtaatttataaaactcACTGGCCCAACGTTCCCTTGCACTTATATGCTTAGTTACTGGTTTTGGTTAGCGTTGCcatgcaaaacaaaagcagTTGGAAACTGTATCTTTTATCTTAAACTCCCAGCGAACAGATCATGGGCAGCATTCGAAGACACAAGAATGCCATGTCCGCTCTTTTGGCCGAGTTCTACGACAAGCCCAACAATAATCTGGAGTTTGGCGACGAATTCGATGACTTCAGCCTGAGCAAAAAGAGGTGAGTTAAAAGAAAGGCAGGTATAAATGGGTTTGAGGTGTGGCTTCGGGGGCAATTTAAAAGCTAAACTTTCTGTTTAGCAGAATTTATTGATGGAAATTAAAGTGAAATTTTTGTGATGTTTTAGTAGGGCCCACTTCGaaaaactataatattttCGAAATGTGATCCAGATTTTAgggtgtgtttttttatttatcaaataaaaatcaatgttAAGACTTTAAAGTCATTTTCTACAGTCATAAAAATTTGAGTAGTTAAACATtaatatctgactattgaattcaaaatcttatattcattataaaaattatatatttattataattccCATTTTATCTAAGTAAAATATGGTTAAagtcttattatttttattatatattaaaatcagtTCCGGAAATAGTCAATTATTTGAGAATCGACtctttttcataattaaaacaatgcgagaaatatttattttaatcagtacaaattgttttgatttactACGTTTATTTTTAACCAGTGTAGTAATAAGATTTCtccacaaaatatttggagCTTTGTTCTAACGTTTACCATTCTGTCAAAATGAGTATAGTATTAAATGgtttattactttttacttATATTATAAAACTCTTGCTTTTTgatctaaatatataaagatttaattatttcaattaaatcattatatactcaatgaaataatttaCAGCGGATCTTAATTCTTTAACATGCTTATGAGCGTTGTTAACTTagctatattttaaatttatcttgATTTCGATTGCAGGCGTGAGGATGAAGGCAGTGCAGGTGGGATGTGCCAGAGCGTGGTGCGTTATGCCCGACCCCAGAAGGCCAAGTCCGCTTCGGGAGAGTGGAAATACATAGTGAACACCGGCCAGCACACGCAGACCTTGCGACTGGAGAAGTGCAGGTGGGTGTTAATGATTTTTCACCTGGGAAAACCCCATTAACTTGTTAACTTCACATCCGCAGCAATCCCGGCGAGAGCTGTTCCTACCTGGCGCAGACCTATCGCTCCCACTGTTCGCAGGTGTACAACTACCACCGATTGCTCAGTTGGGACAAGGTTCGTGGTCTTCATGTGGACATATTCAAGGTGCCCACTTGCTGCTCCTGCCAGGTGGATGGCTATCGGCAGCAGTTTCCACCACTCTCCTCCATTCAGGCCAAGGATTATTCACCCTTGGGCAATATGAATGTCAATCAGAATGGTTACAGTACGATCAACGAAGAGGATCTTGATTATGCCGATGAGAGTGAGGAGGACGAACTAGGTCTGCGTTATCCCTCGTTCAACCATCGGGAAACCAACGAGCTGTactccagcagcaacaaggtGCGAGTGAAGTTGCCTGGCTTGAGTACCAGTGTGGGTCCCTACCTGAGTCCCCcggatgatgacgatgatcgCTATGGCGACGGCGGATTTAAGGTCTCCAGTTCCGGCTCCAAGAAGTATTACACACAGACGAGCCGCCGGCGACCGCAGCAGCAGTCGGAGGCGCGTCTGGACTT
Proteins encoded in this window:
- the LOC128259327 gene encoding neurotrophin 1-like isoform X2 encodes the protein MKAGRAFGCLFWALLYCVLYLDLVSGNSADDELMDFDFADSKDAVQEDWQLDDLEEAQQAEQADKKLESNMLDFSVDLDDPEPERQLPPFDWRERVLRNALAKALADEGLRQKFVEVMPILRVLSSQQRLALSALISAQMNAKKGHELKFEQVRMMFGNDKKLLLPIVFDIANLIKSSTRKYINLGSESASAALFHTPISRREDDLTAEESQQDDQVGTIAVNVEPKPKEVSPREKPSESLEDFFDEMGAEVLDPQMINEALTGDLHGNETKAAKPENHGQRVRRSANEFVHKLTRSVPASVSEQQLLGGIAGRTIKLNTTAFQQAISQEVEEEQVASSSDDQAYLAVEDLAFAGLNGTEIPLSADERLDLQRNSAEDTEEPLPSPEELIAGPRYRLGKRPLHGQKSGSPIKRKRVQTSVRGRHKTAASSHKPVVAASHKKCERFTSNMCIRTDDYPLEQIMGSIRRHKNAMSALLAEFYDKPNNNLEFGDEFDDFSLSKKRREDEGSAGGMCQSVVRYARPQKAKSASGEWKYIVNTGQHTQTLRLEKCSNPGESCSYLAQTYRSHCSQVYNYHRLLSWDKVRGLHVDIFKVPTCCSCQVDGYRQQFPPLSSIQAKDYSPLGNMNVNQNGYSTINEEDLDYADESEEDELGLRYPSFNHRETNELYSSSNKVRVKLPGLSTSVGPYLSPPDDDDDRYGDGGFKVSSSGSKKYYTQTSRRRPQQQSEARLDLDLAPSETHTDQEHPPHTQPHPQHRPQEKELLPSAYDFHRPQVVYQAEREQLPLARNSAVSVVPSPAVPLPLPLPPMPIKQVVQQHPQQRQHFQPATTGSKVASRDPASMHHRSQLPRPRPTQWLPAQRRHFRPSAPPISRRHYHSHHRRPTIQ
- the LOC128259327 gene encoding neurotrophin 1-like isoform X1, whose amino-acid sequence is MKAGRAFGCLFWALLYCVLYLDLVSGNSADDELMDFDFADSKDAVQEDWQLDDLEEAQQAEQADKKLESNMLDFSVDLDDPEPERQLPPFDWRERVLRNALAKALADEGLRQKFVEVMPILRVLSSQQRLALSALISAQMNAKKGHELKFEQVRMMFGNDKKLLLPIVFDIANLIKSSTRKYINLGSESASAALFHTPISRREDDLTAEESQQDDQVGTIAVNVEPKPKEVSPREKPSESLEDFFDEMGAEVLDPQMINEALTGDLHGNETKAAKPENHGQRVRRSANEFVHKLTRSVPASVSEQQLLGGIAGRTIKLNTTAFQQAISQEVEEEQVASSSDDQAYLAVEDLAFAGLNGTEIPLSADERLDLQRNSAEDTEEPLPSPEELIAGPRYRLGKRPLHGQKSGSPIKRKRVQTSVRGRHKTAASSHKPVVAASHKKCERFTSNMCIRTDDYPLEQIMGSIRRHKNAMSALLAEFYDKPNNNLEFGDEFDDFSLSKKRREDEGSAGGMCQSVVRYARPQKAKSASGEWKYIVNTGQHTQTLRLEKCSNPGESCSYLAQTYRSHCSQVYNYHRLLSWDKVRGLHVDIFKVPTCCSCQVDGYRQQFPPLSSIQAKDYSPLGNMNVNQNGYSTINEEDLDYADESEEDELGLRYPSFNHRETNELYSSSNKVRVKLPGLSTSVGPYLSPPDDDDDRYGDGGFKVSSSGSKKYYTQTSRRRPQQQSEARLDLDLAPSETHTDQEVNLFAAGPAEKPRVPLNRKRIYASTHTAPPTYATASATSSAGEGAAAVRLRFPQTTSSLPGRTGTAALGPEFGGFSGALSGGAPAPAPAAHAHQAGGATASPTAATLPTGYHRQQGGKSRPRFYAPPLTAATPTTHTVAAGSAPSLSTERTTDQSTALPQPPSKANYPVSSIFPSGGANGEVSGKRINYNYHPIIDFFEKKSSTVKPLAEESHTVEQRIYPQNTPTSQQKNMGMGMGMESIAGVYQHPIPVPKTHERRMGFRANGGAGGAVGGSLAGGFASDNAWLPMVAE